One Arthrobacter sp. Marseille-P9274 genomic region harbors:
- a CDS encoding ABC transporter permease: MSATTLAGASAAPRTRPALITWAGYAIVVLVLAVFAVGSPHFLQWSNLASVLNQAAVFAVAGIGLAIVIITGGDDVLEGGIDLSIGAVAGLAGTVTAVAVAAGAVNGAAVVLGLRPLLATLATMGIATSLELVVSENIKVALEGELFLWLRQGSLLGLPAAVLFLVVIAFVAWWALGRTAWGVNSYAVGQNATAASVAGLAPSRYRFTSYVISGLLGGIAGIILASRLSAAVPGIGTQILLDIILVAYMSTVFSRRLVVNVPGTVVAAVFVAGLANGLTLLGVASQWIGAAKGVLILLVLAVVVVRGRSATR; the protein is encoded by the coding sequence ATGAGCGCCACCACCCTCGCGGGGGCCTCCGCGGCTCCGCGCACCAGGCCAGCGCTGATCACCTGGGCCGGCTACGCCATTGTCGTGCTTGTCCTGGCCGTCTTCGCGGTGGGATCACCGCATTTCCTGCAGTGGTCCAACCTCGCCTCCGTCCTGAACCAGGCCGCCGTCTTCGCCGTCGCCGGGATCGGACTGGCCATCGTGATCATCACCGGCGGGGACGACGTCCTCGAGGGAGGCATCGACCTGTCCATCGGCGCGGTTGCCGGCCTCGCCGGGACGGTCACGGCCGTGGCCGTCGCCGCCGGCGCCGTGAACGGTGCCGCCGTGGTCCTCGGCCTGAGGCCCCTGCTGGCCACGCTGGCCACCATGGGGATCGCGACGTCGCTGGAACTCGTGGTCAGCGAGAACATCAAGGTCGCCCTGGAGGGGGAGCTGTTCCTGTGGCTGCGCCAGGGGAGCCTGCTCGGCCTGCCCGCCGCCGTGCTGTTCCTGGTCGTCATCGCCTTCGTGGCGTGGTGGGCGCTGGGCAGGACGGCTTGGGGCGTGAACAGCTATGCCGTCGGACAGAACGCCACCGCGGCTTCCGTCGCCGGCCTGGCGCCCTCCCGCTACCGCTTTACCAGCTACGTCATCAGCGGGCTGCTCGGCGGGATCGCCGGAATCATCCTGGCCTCGCGGCTCTCCGCCGCGGTGCCGGGCATCGGAACCCAGATCCTGCTGGACATCATCCTGGTCGCCTACATGTCCACGGTCTTCTCCCGCCGCCTGGTGGTCAACGTGCCGGGAACTGTCGTCGCCGCGGTATTCGTGGCGGGCCTGGCCAACGGCCTGACGCTCCTCGGCGTGGCCAGCCAGTGGATCGGGGCCGCCAAGGGCGTGCTGATCCTGCTGGTGCTCGCCGTCGTCGTTGTTCGAGGAAGGAGCGCCACGAGATGA
- a CDS encoding sugar ABC transporter ATP-binding protein translates to MNSESSSELLAMRAINKSFGAARVLADVDLSLASGEILGLVGENGAGKSTLIKILTGLYTADGGSIELAGKPVLITKPADAEALGIHVIHQDRHFASKLTVAEQLYLGQRGLGGGWVRSRQLEARAAADIQQITGREIDPSLLIDQLTVAQQQLIQITRAVLSEPRVLILDEPTAPLAAREAEQLFGTLRRLKSHGVGIIYISHYLQELNDITDRITVLRNGRNVGDVRLRDGDTLEDVVELMVGRKVVEFEHGREPRRPQDDRPALRVSGLTVPGALDGLDLEVRAGEVVAVTGLVGSGIDVLADAVTGMSRRHGDVTLKGKPIRRISDFVADGGAYVPSDRRRDGIFVRNTVQENLSMASLGRVSRLLGFISPRLERRLSERLIEKLDVRPADGSAVAGSLSGGNQQKVVLAKWLQTAPAVLVLDQPTSGVDVGSRSQIYTQINELVDGGAAVLVVTVDLEELVGIADRTLVLYRGKAVAELSGPDVTTDRILEIASGAADGSDTAKKTKEFA, encoded by the coding sequence CGGCGCCGGGAAGTCGACCCTGATCAAGATCCTGACGGGTCTTTACACGGCCGACGGCGGCAGCATCGAGCTCGCCGGAAAGCCGGTGCTTATCACCAAACCTGCCGACGCTGAGGCGCTCGGAATCCACGTCATCCACCAGGACCGGCACTTCGCGTCGAAGCTCACAGTTGCCGAGCAGCTCTACCTCGGGCAGCGCGGGCTGGGCGGCGGCTGGGTCCGTTCCCGGCAGCTCGAGGCACGCGCCGCCGCTGACATCCAGCAAATCACCGGCCGGGAGATCGACCCGTCGCTGCTGATCGATCAGCTCACGGTCGCCCAGCAGCAGCTGATCCAGATCACCCGCGCGGTCCTCTCGGAGCCGCGCGTGCTGATCCTGGACGAGCCGACGGCCCCGCTGGCCGCCCGGGAAGCCGAGCAGCTCTTCGGGACGCTGCGGCGCCTGAAGTCCCACGGTGTCGGGATCATCTACATCTCGCACTACCTGCAGGAGCTCAACGACATCACCGACCGGATCACGGTGCTGCGGAACGGCCGCAACGTCGGAGACGTCCGGCTCCGCGACGGGGACACGCTGGAGGACGTCGTCGAGCTGATGGTCGGGCGCAAGGTCGTGGAATTCGAACATGGCCGCGAGCCCCGCCGGCCGCAGGACGATCGCCCGGCCCTGCGCGTCTCGGGGCTGACGGTCCCCGGCGCGCTCGACGGGCTGGACCTCGAGGTCAGGGCTGGCGAAGTGGTCGCCGTGACCGGGCTGGTGGGTTCCGGCATCGACGTGCTGGCCGACGCCGTCACCGGCATGAGCCGCCGGCACGGGGACGTGACTCTCAAGGGGAAACCCATTCGGCGGATCTCCGACTTCGTCGCCGACGGCGGAGCATATGTTCCGTCGGACCGGCGGCGCGACGGGATTTTCGTTCGCAACACCGTGCAGGAGAACCTGTCGATGGCGAGCCTGGGCCGCGTTTCCCGGCTGCTTGGATTCATTTCGCCGCGCCTGGAACGGAGGCTCTCCGAACGGCTCATCGAGAAGCTCGACGTGCGGCCGGCCGATGGTTCGGCCGTGGCCGGGAGCCTCTCCGGCGGCAACCAGCAAAAGGTTGTCCTGGCCAAGTGGCTCCAGACCGCACCGGCCGTGCTGGTGCTGGACCAGCCGACCTCGGGAGTCGACGTCGGCAGCCGATCGCAGATCTACACGCAGATCAATGAACTGGTCGACGGCGGGGCGGCCGTCCTGGTCGTGACCGTTGACCTGGAGGAGCTGGTCGGCATCGCGGACCGCACCTTGGTCCTGTACCGCGGCAAGGCCGTGGCGGAGCTGTCCGGTCCCGACGTGACGACCGACCGCATCCTGGAGATCGCCTCCGGTGCCGCCGACGGCTCTGACACCGCCAAAAAAACCAAGGAGTTCGCATGA